Proteins from one Amycolatopsis benzoatilytica AK 16/65 genomic window:
- a CDS encoding TIGR03668 family PPOX class F420-dependent oxidoreductase yields the protein MRLSAAEARTRFAGARVARLATVDGRGAPHLVPVTFAVRDDQVVFAIDHKPKTTTALRRLANIAENPQVSFLADVYDEDWTRLWWVRADGTARVAAEAERNRFAGWLIEKYPQYAERPPEHSVVVTEVHTWRGWAGA from the coding sequence ATGCGACTGTCCGCAGCGGAGGCCCGCACCCGGTTCGCCGGGGCGCGGGTGGCCCGGCTGGCCACAGTGGACGGTCGGGGGGCGCCGCACCTGGTGCCGGTCACCTTCGCGGTCCGCGACGACCAGGTGGTGTTCGCGATCGACCACAAACCCAAGACCACCACGGCGTTGCGGCGGCTGGCGAACATCGCGGAGAACCCGCAGGTGTCGTTCCTGGCCGACGTGTACGACGAGGACTGGACGCGGTTGTGGTGGGTGCGCGCGGACGGGACGGCGCGGGTGGCGGCCGAGGCGGAACGGAACCGGTTCGCCGGCTGGCTGATCGAGAAGTATCCGCAATACGCGGAGCGACCGCCGGAGCATTCCGTGGTGGTGACCGAGGTGCACACCTGGCGGGGGTGGGCCGGGGCGTAA
- a CDS encoding S66 peptidase family protein, which translates to MRPARLVVGDTVALVAPSGPVPQDLLDAALPVLRGWGVKVQIGAGVRAEAVGSYLSAPDAARAAEFTEAWLDPEVRCVLAARGGYGAQRMLDLVDWSALRAAGPKLLAGSSDVTALHRAVHTHLDLATLLSPMPASVLFDQDAAEHLRRTLFEPDHTRVLRANEPDVLVPGRALGVLVGGNLSLLASGIGAAEQGSARGGIVLLEDVTESRYRIDRMVTQLLRSGWFEGVRGVVLGSWAACGDPDEIRELMRERLSPLGVPILSGFGFGHVPGSPTLPLGVSASLDTDLATLTLDAPALD; encoded by the coding sequence ATGAGACCGGCTCGGCTGGTCGTCGGCGACACGGTCGCGCTGGTCGCGCCCTCCGGTCCGGTGCCGCAGGACCTGCTCGACGCCGCACTGCCGGTGCTCCGCGGCTGGGGCGTCAAGGTGCAGATCGGCGCCGGGGTGCGCGCGGAGGCGGTCGGGTCGTATCTGTCGGCGCCGGACGCTGCGCGTGCGGCGGAGTTCACCGAGGCGTGGCTGGACCCGGAGGTCCGGTGCGTGCTCGCCGCCCGCGGCGGCTACGGCGCGCAGCGGATGCTCGACCTGGTGGACTGGTCCGCGTTGCGGGCCGCAGGCCCGAAGCTGCTGGCCGGGTCGAGCGACGTGACCGCGCTGCACCGGGCGGTGCACACGCATCTGGACCTCGCCACCCTGCTGTCGCCGATGCCGGCGAGCGTTCTGTTCGACCAGGACGCCGCCGAGCATTTGCGGCGCACTCTGTTCGAACCGGACCACACCCGGGTGCTGCGAGCCAACGAACCGGACGTGCTGGTGCCCGGCCGCGCGCTGGGCGTCCTCGTGGGCGGCAACCTGTCGCTGCTGGCGTCCGGCATCGGCGCGGCCGAACAGGGCTCGGCGCGCGGCGGGATCGTGCTGCTGGAGGACGTGACCGAGAGCCGGTACCGGATCGACCGGATGGTGACCCAGCTGCTGCGGTCCGGCTGGTTCGAAGGCGTGCGCGGCGTCGTGCTGGGCTCGTGGGCCGCGTGCGGCGACCCGGACGAGATCCGGGAGCTGATGCGGGAACGGCTGTCGCCGCTCGGGGTGCCGATCCTGAGCGGGTTCGGCTTCGGGCACGTGCCCGGTTCGCCGACGCTGCCGCTCGGGGTGTCCGCGTCGCTGGACACCGACCTGGCCACGCTCACCCTCGACGCCCCCGCGCTGGACTGA
- a CDS encoding S9 family peptidase, whose amino-acid sequence MPRIAPHGTWTSPVTAADAAAAGGGAQWLAAVDGALWWAEARPAEGGRVALVRALPGGGAEDVLPAPWNVRNRVHEYGGRPWIAVDGTVVFTHWADQRVYALKDGEVSALTPEPATPQGVRYGDLRAGREGEVWAVRERSTGERRTDISRELVAIPLDGSAERVLAEGHRFFTAPQLSPDGGHAAWIAWDHPAMPWDGTELFVAPVAADGSFGEARVLAGGPEVAVCQVAWESAERLLVLADPDGWWNLHRVGLDGSVVNLAPVERELGGPMWKLGLSWFTPLGGGRHAVVDGHRLAILDESDRSVTPVGTELTVWSASGLVSLPDGVAGIAGGPRHEAAVVVLDPAAGTWRELTPQPAALPPAEYLPVPQERTFAAADGTKIPAFVFPPANPDFAAPDGELPPYVIHVHGGPTGSSDESLDLDFAYFTSRGIGVVAVNYGGSTGYGRAYRERLREQWGVVDVQDCAAVAEALVAEGIADGARLGIRGGSAGGFTSAASITTTRTYAAATVKFPILDFAGWTGEGGETHDFESQYLVSMVGPYPEQAERYRERSPMTHVGSLAGPVLFLQGLEDQICPPEQADRFVAGLDGSGIPHAYLRFEGEQHGFRKAETIVAALEAELSFYGQVFGFETPDVPRLELSR is encoded by the coding sequence GTGCCTCGCATAGCTCCTCATGGAACCTGGACCTCTCCCGTCACAGCCGCCGACGCCGCGGCGGCAGGCGGCGGCGCGCAGTGGCTCGCCGCGGTCGACGGCGCGCTCTGGTGGGCCGAAGCCCGCCCCGCCGAGGGCGGCCGGGTCGCGCTCGTGCGCGCGCTGCCCGGCGGCGGCGCCGAAGACGTGCTGCCCGCGCCGTGGAACGTGCGGAACCGCGTCCACGAGTACGGCGGTCGGCCGTGGATCGCGGTCGACGGCACGGTGGTCTTCACGCACTGGGCCGATCAGCGCGTATACGCGCTGAAGGACGGCGAAGTCTCCGCGCTGACCCCGGAACCGGCCACGCCGCAAGGCGTCCGGTACGGCGATCTCCGGGCCGGCCGCGAAGGCGAGGTGTGGGCGGTCCGCGAGCGCAGCACCGGTGAGCGGCGCACGGACATCTCGCGCGAGCTGGTCGCGATCCCGCTGGACGGTTCGGCCGAGCGGGTGCTCGCCGAGGGACACCGGTTCTTCACCGCGCCGCAGCTGTCGCCGGACGGCGGGCACGCCGCCTGGATCGCGTGGGACCACCCGGCGATGCCGTGGGACGGGACCGAGCTGTTCGTCGCGCCGGTGGCGGCCGACGGTTCGTTCGGCGAGGCGCGCGTGCTGGCCGGCGGGCCGGAGGTCGCGGTGTGCCAGGTCGCATGGGAGTCGGCGGAGCGGCTGCTGGTGCTCGCCGACCCGGACGGCTGGTGGAACCTGCACCGGGTCGGCTTGGACGGTTCGGTCGTCAACCTCGCGCCGGTCGAGCGCGAACTGGGCGGGCCGATGTGGAAGCTGGGCCTGAGCTGGTTCACACCGCTGGGCGGCGGCCGGCACGCGGTCGTCGACGGGCACCGGCTGGCGATCCTGGACGAGAGCGACCGGTCGGTGACGCCGGTCGGCACCGAGCTGACGGTGTGGTCGGCCAGTGGCCTGGTCTCGCTGCCGGACGGCGTCGCCGGGATCGCGGGCGGGCCGCGGCACGAGGCCGCGGTCGTGGTCCTGGACCCGGCCGCCGGCACCTGGCGCGAACTCACGCCGCAGCCGGCAGCGCTGCCGCCCGCGGAGTATCTGCCGGTGCCGCAGGAACGCACGTTCGCCGCGGCGGACGGCACGAAGATCCCGGCGTTCGTGTTCCCGCCGGCCAACCCGGACTTCGCCGCGCCGGACGGGGAGCTGCCGCCGTACGTGATCCACGTGCACGGCGGCCCCACCGGCAGCAGCGACGAATCGCTCGACCTGGACTTCGCGTACTTCACCAGCCGCGGCATCGGCGTCGTCGCGGTCAACTACGGCGGCTCGACCGGCTACGGACGCGCTTACCGCGAGCGGCTGCGGGAGCAGTGGGGCGTGGTGGACGTGCAGGACTGTGCGGCGGTCGCGGAGGCGCTCGTCGCCGAGGGCATCGCCGACGGCGCCCGGCTGGGCATCCGCGGCGGCAGCGCGGGCGGGTTCACCTCGGCCGCGTCGATCACGACGACCCGCACTTACGCGGCGGCGACCGTCAAGTTCCCGATCCTGGACTTCGCGGGCTGGACCGGCGAGGGCGGCGAGACGCACGACTTCGAGTCGCAGTACCTGGTCAGCATGGTCGGCCCGTACCCGGAGCAGGCGGAGCGCTACCGGGAGCGCTCGCCGATGACGCACGTGGGCTCGCTGGCCGGGCCGGTGCTGTTCCTGCAGGGGCTGGAGGACCAGATCTGCCCGCCGGAGCAGGCGGACCGGTTCGTCGCCGGGCTCGACGGCAGCGGGATTCCGCACGCGTACCTGCGGTTCGAGGGCGAGCAGCACGGGTTCCGCAAGGCGGAGACGATCGTCGCCGCGCTCGAAGCCGAGTTGTCGTTCTACGGCCAGGTGTTCGGCTTCGAGACGCCGGACGTGCCGCGGCTGGAGCTGTCCCGATGA
- a CDS encoding DUF3090 domain-containing protein, with protein MSRVIHVFRKPDRFVAGTVGEPGDRTFYLQATEDVRTISVTIEKQQVVVLAERLGALLEEVASRFGADVPDEAPADQVDTEPLAVPVEEEFRVGTMGLGWDAESSAVVVELLAITEGEIDETVVLDDTEEGPDAVRVFLTPVAARAFAERAERVVNAGRKPCPLCGEPLDPTGHICPRQNGYRRDVDVTED; from the coding sequence ATGTCACGCGTAATCCACGTCTTCCGCAAGCCCGACCGGTTCGTGGCCGGCACGGTCGGCGAGCCCGGCGACCGCACCTTCTACCTCCAGGCGACGGAGGACGTGCGGACGATCAGCGTCACGATCGAAAAACAGCAGGTCGTCGTCCTCGCCGAACGGCTCGGGGCGCTGCTGGAGGAGGTCGCCAGCCGGTTCGGCGCCGACGTCCCCGACGAGGCCCCGGCCGACCAGGTCGACACCGAACCGCTCGCGGTGCCGGTCGAAGAGGAGTTCCGGGTCGGCACGATGGGGCTCGGCTGGGACGCCGAGTCCAGCGCCGTCGTGGTCGAACTGCTCGCGATCACCGAGGGCGAGATCGACGAGACGGTCGTGCTCGACGACACCGAGGAAGGCCCGGACGCGGTCCGCGTGTTCCTCACCCCGGTCGCCGCGCGCGCCTTCGCCGAACGAGCCGAACGGGTGGTGAACGCCGGCCGCAAACCGTGCCCGCTGTGCGGCGAGCCGCTCGACCCGACCGGGCACATCTGCCCGCGGCAGAACGGCTACCGGCGCGACGTCGATGTGACCGAGGACTGA
- a CDS encoding SCO1664 family protein produces the protein MPSTPPGPADPAARDFVSRGRIDVEGRLVDASNVTLFCAIELDGVTGRVVYKPVSGEKPLWDFPDGTLAGREVATAMISDACGLGAIPPTVLRDGPFGPGMVQLWVETADEEVVDVCAPDEVPEGWRVVLQAQDRFGDPAYLVHADHPDLRELAVLDAVVNNTDRKGGHLLAGTDGHVYGVDHGICLHTDPKLRTVLWGWVGEPLPADAVEKLRKLRADLDGRLGGELAEHLTKPEIRALSDRTDVLLAEAVFPQPGEDWRAVPWPLF, from the coding sequence GTGCCCAGCACCCCGCCCGGGCCGGCCGACCCGGCCGCCCGCGACTTCGTCTCCCGCGGCCGCATCGACGTCGAGGGCAGGTTGGTCGACGCCTCGAACGTCACCCTCTTCTGCGCCATCGAGCTCGACGGCGTGACCGGGCGGGTCGTGTACAAGCCGGTGTCCGGCGAGAAGCCGCTGTGGGACTTCCCGGACGGCACGCTCGCCGGCCGCGAGGTCGCCACCGCGATGATCTCCGACGCCTGCGGCCTCGGCGCGATCCCGCCCACCGTGCTGCGCGACGGCCCGTTCGGACCGGGCATGGTGCAGCTGTGGGTCGAGACGGCCGACGAGGAAGTGGTCGACGTGTGCGCGCCGGACGAGGTCCCGGAAGGCTGGCGGGTCGTGCTGCAGGCGCAGGACCGGTTCGGCGACCCGGCCTACCTCGTCCACGCCGACCATCCGGACCTGCGCGAACTGGCCGTGCTCGACGCGGTGGTCAACAACACCGACCGCAAGGGCGGGCACCTGCTGGCCGGCACGGACGGCCACGTCTACGGCGTCGACCACGGCATCTGCCTGCACACCGACCCGAAACTGCGCACCGTGCTGTGGGGCTGGGTCGGCGAGCCGCTGCCCGCGGACGCGGTCGAGAAACTGCGGAAGCTCCGCGCGGACCTGGACGGCCGGCTCGGCGGCGAGCTGGCCGAGCACCTCACCAAGCCGGAAATCCGCGCCCTTTCCGACCGCACCGACGTCCTGCTGGCCGAAGCGGTGTTCCCGCAGCCGGGCGAAGACTGGCGCGCCGTCCCGTGGCCGTTGTTCTGA
- a CDS encoding phosphotransferase yields MAVVLIDDASRARLVDRFGPSVEAWCAALPALADRLCRRWGLTVAEVRPGNTGRTLLCRAGGNRLQVLKLCPDKEVASAEAAALAAWAGLPRVVQVLDSDLEHGAVLLEGLEPGTTLVGAEVPWDEIGDLLTALHSVPATGPFPTLLDRVRFMFDLAERRLIGSAAEPHLPVELLAAGRALAEELAVGGPAALLHGDLHPANVLDAGPARGAVAIDPRPCVGDPAFDAVDWAVLPIAEGGTVEDGIANLPRLDADRVRGWCVALAPLVAMGPLTRGGPAQFTDAMLRLASS; encoded by the coding sequence GTGGCCGTTGTTCTGATCGACGACGCCTCCCGCGCGCGACTCGTCGACCGGTTCGGCCCGTCCGTCGAAGCGTGGTGCGCCGCGCTTCCGGCGCTGGCCGACCGGCTGTGCCGGCGCTGGGGCCTCACCGTTGCGGAGGTCCGGCCGGGCAACACTGGCCGCACTCTGCTCTGCCGTGCCGGCGGGAACCGGCTGCAGGTGCTGAAACTCTGCCCGGACAAGGAGGTCGCGAGCGCCGAGGCCGCCGCGCTTGCCGCGTGGGCCGGGCTGCCCCGCGTCGTGCAGGTCCTGGACAGCGACCTCGAACACGGCGCCGTCCTGCTCGAAGGACTCGAACCCGGCACCACGCTGGTCGGCGCCGAGGTCCCGTGGGACGAGATCGGCGACCTCCTCACCGCGCTGCACAGCGTCCCGGCCACCGGCCCGTTCCCGACGTTGCTCGACCGCGTCCGGTTCATGTTCGACCTGGCCGAACGCCGCCTGATCGGCTCCGCCGCCGAACCGCACCTGCCGGTGGAGCTGCTGGCGGCCGGGCGAGCCCTCGCCGAAGAACTAGCAGTCGGCGGGCCGGCCGCTCTCCTCCACGGCGACCTGCACCCGGCCAATGTCCTGGACGCCGGACCGGCGCGCGGCGCGGTCGCGATCGACCCGCGACCCTGCGTCGGCGACCCGGCGTTCGACGCGGTCGACTGGGCCGTCCTGCCGATCGCGGAAGGCGGCACGGTCGAGGACGGGATCGCCAACCTGCCGCGCCTCGACGCGGACCGAGTGCGCGGCTGGTGCGTGGCGCTGGCACCGCTGGTCGCGATGGGCCCGCTCACTCGCGGCGGGCCCGCCCAGTTCACGGACGCGATGCTGCGGCTGGCGTCGAGCTGA
- a CDS encoding NACHT domain-containing protein, with translation MASDFGALLQRLRTGAGLTQEQLAQRAEISTKTVGRLENRPKQNCQQDTLMRLANALGLAGEARLEFLAAADNADTAPAQLPGQRKPAEPAISAGPPLPSPRPNAPRHPKLEAVAVELAAVLAGRWQRELEQRGADYPFPLPVRWRPVADGLADHWANVASLPAGSDAEPLDLEGNLGTIAEVYRRIPSGRLVVLGEAGSGKSILTLRFLLDCLRTRSDADPVPVLFSIGSWDPAASALRDWLVDRLQRDHPELNAPAPGGTDFATALVSTGRILPVLDGFDEIPERARRAALQTLNGTSLPLLLTSRPEEYAAAAAQTAVLASAAGIHLVGLTPADLSDYLRRAHRTGRWDVVLAAWAERPDDPACRNLAAVLSTPLMVMLARTACDDAGQDPEEFLDLERFPTAAALENHLLDSFVPAVYQSPASARPRRDWTSERVQRWLRHLARHVDGQDLAWWRLGDALGQPRRIVGVVLACALVTAVCDWLVFGVALLFGYGTPIGVLIDGFVLGPTAGLGFGLVYGVMVVHRNRRFEPARIRLRLLGRSYPAVSATTAAQRFAAGLAGRFVAGLGYVLLATTVVNLVAGTDLPFGTMARVALVDIVFFGLTIGLAAGLVFSAAALLEAPVELESATAQLLLPCGDRATAIRRILVLAPTFAVTIAFSGRLVGAVISPVFGQINWELSYGFVAGTLAGIAGSVCYTLSFTAWGQWVLFAKIWLPLSGRLPWAVTEFLGDAYARGVLRQIGATYQFRHARLQERLSSTPAAASRP, from the coding sequence GTGGCGAGCGATTTCGGCGCGCTGTTGCAGCGGCTGCGCACCGGCGCCGGACTGACCCAGGAGCAGCTCGCGCAGCGGGCCGAGATCAGCACCAAGACGGTCGGCCGGCTGGAGAACCGGCCGAAGCAGAACTGCCAGCAGGACACTTTGATGCGGCTGGCGAACGCGCTCGGACTGGCCGGCGAAGCCCGGCTGGAGTTCCTGGCCGCCGCCGACAACGCCGACACTGCGCCCGCACAGCTCCCCGGCCAGCGGAAGCCGGCCGAGCCCGCAATCAGCGCAGGTCCTCCGCTGCCCAGCCCGCGGCCGAACGCGCCGCGGCACCCGAAGCTCGAAGCGGTCGCCGTGGAGCTGGCGGCGGTCCTCGCCGGGCGATGGCAGCGGGAGCTGGAGCAGCGGGGCGCGGACTACCCGTTCCCGCTGCCGGTGCGCTGGCGGCCGGTCGCCGACGGATTGGCGGACCATTGGGCGAATGTCGCGTCGCTGCCGGCCGGCAGCGACGCCGAACCGCTGGACCTGGAAGGCAACCTGGGCACGATTGCCGAGGTGTACCGGCGCATCCCTTCGGGGCGGCTGGTGGTGCTCGGCGAGGCCGGTTCCGGCAAGTCGATCCTCACGCTGCGTTTCCTGCTCGACTGCCTCCGCACGCGCAGCGACGCGGATCCGGTGCCGGTGCTGTTCAGCATCGGCTCGTGGGACCCGGCTGCGAGCGCGCTGCGCGACTGGCTGGTCGACCGGCTCCAGCGCGACCATCCGGAGCTCAACGCGCCCGCACCCGGCGGCACCGATTTCGCTACCGCGCTGGTGTCGACCGGGCGGATCCTGCCCGTGCTCGACGGTTTCGACGAGATCCCGGAGCGGGCGCGCCGGGCCGCGCTGCAGACGCTGAACGGCACTTCCCTGCCGTTGCTGCTGACCAGCCGTCCTGAGGAGTACGCGGCGGCCGCCGCGCAGACCGCCGTCCTCGCCAGCGCCGCGGGCATCCACCTCGTCGGCCTGACCCCGGCCGACCTGTCCGACTACCTGCGCCGTGCGCATCGGACCGGACGATGGGACGTGGTGCTGGCGGCGTGGGCCGAACGGCCGGACGACCCGGCCTGCCGCAATCTGGCAGCGGTGCTGTCGACGCCGCTGATGGTCATGCTGGCCCGCACCGCGTGCGACGACGCCGGCCAGGACCCGGAGGAATTCCTCGACCTGGAGCGGTTCCCGACCGCAGCCGCGTTGGAGAACCATCTGCTGGACAGCTTCGTCCCGGCTGTCTACCAGTCCCCCGCCTCGGCGCGGCCGCGCCGGGACTGGACGTCGGAGCGGGTGCAGCGGTGGCTGCGGCATCTGGCACGGCACGTCGACGGCCAGGACCTGGCGTGGTGGCGGCTGGGCGACGCGCTCGGGCAGCCGCGCCGGATCGTCGGCGTCGTGCTGGCTTGCGCGCTGGTGACGGCGGTGTGCGACTGGCTCGTGTTCGGCGTCGCCCTGCTGTTCGGCTACGGCACTCCGATCGGCGTGCTGATCGACGGTTTCGTGCTCGGGCCGACCGCCGGACTCGGCTTCGGCCTGGTCTACGGGGTGATGGTGGTGCACCGGAACCGCCGGTTCGAGCCGGCCCGGATCCGGCTGCGGCTTCTCGGCCGAAGCTATCCGGCAGTGTCGGCGACGACGGCGGCGCAGCGGTTCGCGGCCGGGCTCGCGGGCCGCTTTGTCGCCGGGCTCGGCTACGTGCTGCTGGCGACCACCGTCGTCAATCTCGTCGCGGGCACCGATCTTCCGTTCGGGACCATGGCCCGGGTCGCGCTGGTCGACATTGTGTTCTTCGGCCTGACGATCGGGCTGGCCGCCGGGCTGGTGTTCTCGGCCGCGGCGCTGCTGGAAGCTCCGGTGGAGCTGGAATCCGCGACCGCGCAGCTGCTCCTGCCGTGCGGCGACCGGGCGACGGCGATCCGGCGGATCCTGGTGCTCGCGCCGACGTTCGCCGTGACGATCGCGTTCAGCGGGAGACTGGTGGGTGCTGTCATCTCGCCGGTGTTCGGGCAGATCAACTGGGAGCTGTCCTACGGGTTCGTGGCCGGAACACTGGCCGGCATCGCCGGCTCGGTGTGCTACACGCTGAGCTTCACCGCGTGGGGTCAGTGGGTGCTGTTCGCCAAGATCTGGCTTCCGTTGTCCGGCCGGTTGCCGTGGGCGGTCACGGAGTTCCTCGGCGACGCCTACGCCCGCGGAGTGCTGCGGCAGATCGGCGCGACCTATCAGTTCCGGCACGCCCGGCTGCAGGAACGGCTCAGCTCGACGCCAGCCGCAGCATCGCGTCCGTGA
- a CDS encoding alpha/beta hydrolase, with translation MRLRTVLAAVSAACLATALAAPAASAADEPPRLHDGFGLKVTEQPVWVDGHHRTFVFSVHSDAVPNPTLLPGQKAGQHPVMVTLPDDYASSGSTRYPVLYSLHGNPDVPNTQVNQQLAERSTEHVPLITVYPNGVRSWYSNWVNPGSLGPQNWETFHLDELIPFLDANLRTIGDRAGRAIAGHSMGGFGALHYAEHRPDLFSYVGSFSGGLDLLNQGVRAAVVGTELMPASGVPTVGADAIFGPPVWPLDGVWNAQSPAQHVSSLRGMGVALYTGNGGDLTVDPVLAVVENQARDTNLVTAANLTAAGIPFDFADYGDGSTWAPGCNGKHAQPACLQADLDHFVPLLMQRLQHP, from the coding sequence ATGCGTCTCCGAACTGTGCTCGCCGCGGTCTCGGCGGCCTGCCTCGCCACCGCGCTGGCAGCCCCGGCCGCGTCCGCCGCCGACGAACCGCCGCGGCTGCACGACGGCTTCGGCCTCAAAGTGACCGAGCAGCCGGTGTGGGTGGACGGCCACCACCGCACGTTCGTCTTCTCCGTGCACTCCGACGCGGTGCCGAACCCGACCCTGCTGCCCGGCCAGAAAGCCGGCCAGCACCCGGTGATGGTGACCCTGCCCGACGACTACGCCAGCTCCGGCTCGACCCGCTACCCGGTCCTGTACTCCCTGCACGGCAACCCGGACGTGCCCAACACCCAGGTCAACCAGCAGCTCGCGGAGCGCTCGACCGAGCACGTGCCGCTGATCACGGTGTACCCGAACGGGGTCCGCAGCTGGTACTCGAACTGGGTCAACCCGGGCTCGCTCGGCCCGCAGAACTGGGAGACCTTCCACCTCGACGAGCTGATCCCGTTCCTCGACGCCAACCTCCGCACCATCGGCGACCGCGCCGGCCGCGCCATCGCCGGCCATTCGATGGGCGGCTTCGGCGCCTTGCACTACGCCGAGCACCGGCCCGACCTGTTCAGCTACGTCGGCAGCTTCTCCGGCGGCCTCGACCTGCTCAACCAGGGAGTGCGCGCGGCCGTGGTGGGCACCGAGCTGATGCCCGCTTCCGGCGTCCCGACCGTCGGCGCGGACGCGATCTTCGGCCCGCCGGTCTGGCCGCTGGACGGCGTCTGGAACGCCCAGAGCCCGGCCCAGCACGTCAGTTCCCTGCGCGGCATGGGCGTCGCGCTCTACACCGGCAATGGCGGCGACCTCACCGTCGACCCGGTGCTGGCGGTCGTCGAGAACCAGGCCCGCGACACGAACCTGGTGACCGCCGCGAACCTCACCGCCGCCGGCATCCCGTTCGACTTCGCCGACTACGGCGACGGCAGCACCTGGGCGCCCGGATGCAACGGCAAGCACGCCCAGCCGGCCTGCCTGCAGGCCGACCTGGACCACTTCGTGCCGCTGCTGATGCAGCGCCTGCAACACCCCTGA
- a CDS encoding DUF3097 domain-containing protein gives MRSRSYDDVLSGPRKRKIPEVPAEPGLVVEDPASGYCGAVVKIEYGNVVLEDAKGRHRVFPLSPAGFLLEGKPVTLVPVKKAAAPVRRVSASGSVRVEGLQARVARDSRIWVEGKHDAELVERVWGHDLRVEGVVVEPLDGVDVLADRIAEFGTGPGRRLGVLVDHLVAGSKESRLVEQIRDEQVLVTGHPYIDIWQAVKPASVGIRAWPEIPRGIEWKVGICDALGWGEPYEGWQRVLRGVRGFRDLETPLLGAVERLIDFVTEPGDDPS, from the coding sequence GTGCGCTCCCGTTCCTACGACGACGTCCTCTCCGGCCCGCGCAAGCGGAAGATCCCGGAGGTGCCCGCCGAACCCGGGCTGGTGGTCGAAGACCCGGCCAGCGGCTACTGCGGCGCGGTCGTGAAGATCGAATACGGCAACGTCGTCCTCGAGGACGCCAAGGGCCGGCACCGGGTCTTCCCGCTCTCGCCTGCCGGGTTCCTGCTGGAAGGCAAGCCGGTCACGCTGGTCCCGGTCAAGAAGGCCGCCGCGCCGGTCCGCCGGGTTTCGGCATCCGGTTCGGTCCGGGTGGAGGGGCTGCAGGCGCGGGTCGCGCGCGACTCCCGCATCTGGGTCGAGGGCAAGCACGACGCCGAGCTCGTCGAGCGTGTCTGGGGCCACGACCTGCGCGTCGAAGGCGTCGTCGTGGAACCGCTGGACGGCGTCGACGTGCTGGCCGACCGGATCGCCGAGTTCGGCACCGGCCCGGGCCGCCGGCTCGGCGTGCTGGTGGACCACCTGGTCGCGGGCAGCAAGGAATCCCGGCTGGTCGAGCAGATCCGGGACGAGCAGGTGCTGGTCACCGGCCACCCGTACATCGACATCTGGCAGGCGGTGAAGCCGGCGTCGGTCGGCATCCGCGCGTGGCCGGAGATCCCGCGCGGCATCGAGTGGAAGGTCGGCATCTGCGACGCGCTCGGCTGGGGCGAGCCCTACGAGGGCTGGCAGCGGGTGCTGCGCGGAGTGCGCGGCTTCCGCGATCTGGAGACCCCGCTCCTCGGTGCGGTCGAACGGCTCATCGACTTCGTGACCGAACCGGGTGATGACCCATCGTAA
- a CDS encoding NfeD family protein, with product MAAALIWLILGIALMIAEVISGDFVLIMLGLGALLGAGAEALTGNIVIDVAVFAISSVGLLVLARPALKRRLISGPAVATGTDALVGTRAVVVSTVDYDAGQVKIGGEVWSARSVHEHQPPIAPGTSVTVVQISGATAVVDIV from the coding sequence ATGGCAGCGGCTCTGATTTGGCTGATCCTCGGCATCGCGCTGATGATCGCGGAGGTCATCTCCGGCGACTTCGTGCTGATCATGCTCGGGCTCGGCGCTCTGCTCGGGGCCGGTGCCGAGGCGCTGACCGGCAACATCGTGATCGACGTGGCCGTTTTCGCGATCAGCTCGGTCGGACTGCTCGTCCTCGCCCGCCCGGCGCTCAAGCGCAGGCTCATCAGCGGACCCGCGGTCGCCACCGGCACCGACGCACTGGTCGGAACCAGGGCGGTTGTAGTGTCCACTGTGGACTACGACGCCGGTCAGGTGAAGATCGGCGGCGAGGTCTGGTCGGCACGCTCGGTGCACGAGCACCAGCCGCCGATCGCTCCGGGAACCAGCGTCACGGTCGTCCAGATCTCCGGCGCCACGGCCGTGGTGGACATTGTCTAG